The nucleotide window CCACCACCACCTCGTCTGCCGCAGCTGCGGCAAGACCGTCGAGGTCGAGGGTCCGGCCATCGAGACCTGGACCGACCAGGTCGCGGCCGATCACGGCTTCAGCGACGTGCAGCACCAGCTCGAGATCTTCGGTGTGTGTGGGGACTGCCGGAAGGCAGACCCGTCGCAGACCACCGGTCAGTCGTTGCCGCAGTGACCACTGGTCACTCCGGCGGCTGCAACTGAGGTCAGCAGGCCCCTCGATGACCAGTGGTCACCGTTCAGCAGACCGAGCGGAGCGGAGCGAGGACCGACTCAGACGTTCCCGCGGACGAAGCCGAGGTGCGAGCGGCTCGGGGTCGGGCCGCGCTGGCCCTGATAGCGGGAGCTGTAGATCGCGGAGCCGTACGGGTGCTCGGCCGGTGAGCTGAGGCGGAAGAAGCAGAGCTGCCCGATCTTCATGCCCGGCCAGAGCTTGATCGGCAGGGTGGCGACGTTGGACAGCTCGAGCGTCACGTGGCCGGAGAAGCCGGGGTCGATGAAGCCGGCGGTCGCGTGCGTCAGGAGTCCGAGCCGGCCCAGGGAGGACTTGCCCTCCACCCGCGCGGCGACGTCGTCGGGGAGCGTGACGACCTCGTAGATCGAGCCCAGCGCGAACTCGCCCGGGTGCAGGATGAACGGCTCGTCGCCGGGGACCTCGACCGAACGGGTCAGGTCCGCCTGCTCCTCCGCCGGGTCGATGTGGGGATAGCGGTGGTTCTCGAACACGCGGAAGTAGCGGTCGAGCCGCACGTCGATGCTCGACGGCTGCACCAGGCCGGGGTCGTACGGCTCGAGCCCGATCCGGCCCTCCTCGACCTGGGCGCGGATGTCGCGGTCGGAGAGCAGCATGAGCGCGACCCTATCCGTCGCCGGACGGGTGCAGACCGGTGCGTTCAGGCGAGCTCGCGCCGGATCCGCAGCCAGTGGTCGCCGATCGACACCACGGAACCGTCACCGACCGACACCGCGTGGAACGGGCCCACCGGCACGGTCGGCTGACCGGGCGCGGTGATCGTGGAGCCGTTGGTCGAGCCGCGGTCGACGACGAAGAGGCCGGCGTCGTCGACGCCGAGCGCGAGGTGGGTCTTCGACACCGTGCGGGACTCGTCGGAGAGCTTGACCAGCTGCGCGTCGTCCTCGCCCTCGCCCGGCTGCGGGTTGCGCCCGAGCAGGACCAGCCCGCGGACGGACAGCACCCGCCCGTCGTCGAGCTCGGCGACCCAGCCGTCGAGAATCGTGCGGCCGGCGCCGTTCGTCGGGCGATCCACCCGCTGCGTCCGGGCGTCCTCGTCGTCCTCCGCGGCGCCGGGGTCGGCGGCGAGCGGGGCGAGCTCAGGACCGACGGCCGGGTCGCCGGCGACGGCGGACGGGACGGCGGCGACGGGCGTCGGGCGGACCGCCGCCGGCTGACCGGCGGTCGACGGAGCAGCCGCCGCACCCTGGCCGGCGGGTCGCGACGTGGACGTCCGCGCCTTGGCCCGCGGTGCGAGGGGCCGCTCGACGATGACGACCGCGCTCGCGACGCGGTCGTGCCAACCCTGGTGCCGCGGGCTGGTCAGGACGGA belongs to Microlunatus antarcticus and includes:
- the dcd gene encoding dCTP deaminase; protein product: MLLSDRDIRAQVEEGRIGLEPYDPGLVQPSSIDVRLDRYFRVFENHRYPHIDPAEEQADLTRSVEVPGDEPFILHPGEFALGSIYEVVTLPDDVAARVEGKSSLGRLGLLTHATAGFIDPGFSGHVTLELSNVATLPIKLWPGMKIGQLCFFRLSSPAEHPYGSAIYSSRYQGQRGPTPSRSHLGFVRGNV
- a CDS encoding RDD family protein is translated as MSAARPPAPARDTGLPPGVRVGPLGRRFLAHVVDSVVPAIAVLLIRAGATDGGDGTNAGLVVVGVVVGLAWLVVFWQMLATKAASPGLRLTKLQLVGFFDGRPIGWSRVLLRWLVFTALNATGIGLLLLLASVLTSPRHQGWHDRVASAVVIVERPLAPRAKARTSTSRPAGQGAAAAPSTAGQPAAVRPTPVAAVPSAVAGDPAVGPELAPLAADPGAAEDDEDARTQRVDRPTNGAGRTILDGWVAELDDGRVLSVRGLVLLGRNPQPGEGEDDAQLVKLSDESRTVSKTHLALGVDDAGLFVVDRGSTNGSTITAPGQPTVPVGPFHAVSVGDGSVVSIGDHWLRIRRELA